A region of Ictidomys tridecemlineatus isolate mIctTri1 chromosome 4, mIctTri1.hap1, whole genome shotgun sequence DNA encodes the following proteins:
- the LOC144376822 gene encoding olfactory receptor 52N2: MSGANSSSLTPGFFILNGVPGLEASHTWISLPFCLMYIIALVGNVGLICLISHEEALHRPMYYFLALLASTDVTLCTTTVPNMLCIFWFNLKKIDFNACLVQMFFVHMLTGMESGVLMLMALDRYVAICYPLRYTTILTNPVIAKAGLATFLRSVMLIIPFTFLTKRLPYCQGHLIPHTYCDHMSVAKVSCGNVKVNAIYGLMVALLIGVFDICCISASYTMILRAVVSLSSADARHKAFSTCTSHICAIVITYVPAFFTFFTHRFGGHNIPHHIHIIVANLYLLLPPTMNPIVYGVKTKQIREGVIKFLFGDKTGLT; encoded by the coding sequence ATGTCTGGAGCCAACAGTTCCAGCCTGACACCAGGATTCTTTATCTTGAATGGTGTTCCTGGGCTGGAAGCTTCGCACACCTGGATCTCCCTGCCATTCTGCCTCATGTACATCATTGCTCTTGTGGGGAATGTGGGACTCATCTGCCTCATTAGTCATGAGGAGGCCCTGCACCGACCCATGTACTACTTCCTGGCCCTGCTCGcctccactgatgtcaccttgtgcaccaccactgtgcccaacatgCTGTGTATATTCTGGTTCAACCTCAAGAAGATAGACTTTAATGCCTGCCTGGTCCAGATGTTTTTTGTCCACATGTTGACtgggatggagtctggggtgctcATGCTCATGGCCCTGGACCGCTATGTAGCCATCTGCTACCCCTTACGCTATACCACCATCCTCACCAACCCTGTCATCGCCAAGGCTGGTCTTGCCACTTTCTTAAGGAGTGTGATGCTCATCATCCCATTCACTTTCCTCACCAAACGCCTGCCCTATTGCCAGGGCCACCTCATCCCCCACACCTACTGCGACCACATGTCTGTGGCCAAGGTGTCCTGTGGCAACGTTAAGGTAAATGCTATCTATGGTCTGATGGTTGCCCTCCTGATTGGTGTCTTTGATATCTGTTGTATCTCTGCATCTTACACTATGATTTTGCGGGCTGTAGTGAGCCTGTCATCAGCAGATGCTCGTCACAAAGCCTTTAGCACCTGCACATCTCATATATGTGCCATTGTGATCACTTATGTACCtgcttttttcactttcttcacTCATCGATTTGGAGGCCACAATATTCCCCACCACATACACATCATTGTGGCCAACCTTTATCTGCTGTTGCCTCCTACCATGAACCCAATTGTTTATGGAGTCAAGACAAAGCAGATTCGTGAAGGAGTCATCAAATTCCTATTTGGAGACAAGACTGGCCTCACTTAA